A window from Drosophila nasuta strain 15112-1781.00 chromosome 3, ASM2355853v1, whole genome shotgun sequence encodes these proteins:
- the LOC132789230 gene encoding cell adhesion molecule Dscam2 isoform X2: protein MWISSRLFVICLLLRFDATISEPFETHLRGPGFVMEPPGRVEFSNSSGGWLDCSASGSPQPTIDWVHADGTAVTEIHGVRRVLRNGTLVLMPFAAAAYHQDIHNTIYRCIASNSVGRIVSRDVQVRAVVAQAYKVDVEVLSASRGCTAILRCVVPTFVKELVRVVSWVHEPAIYIYPSLQGDGKFHLLPTGELLIHNLQESDESQSFRCRSMHRLTRQVVVSSPTRLRINSHRGIISPSVVEHTSHVQVSQDEGAVLLCVAQGCPSPEYSWYTQNGAGPLPVLSGPRVRLLGPILAIEAVTGEDSGVYKCTASNVGGEASAELRLTVATPIQVEISPNVLSVHMGGTAEFRCVVTSNGSPVGMQNILWYKDGRQLPSSGRIEDTLVVPRVSRENRGMYQCVVRRPEGDTFQATAELQLGDAPPVLLYSFIEQTLQPGPAVSLKCSAAGNPTPQISWTLDGFPLPSNGRFMIGQYITVHGDVISHVNISHVMVEDGGEYSCIAENRAGRVEHAARLNIYGLPYIRLIPKVTAVSGETLNLKCPVAGYPIEEIHWERGGRELPDDIRQRVQPDGSLTISPVQKHTDSGVYTCWARNKQGHSARRSGEVTVIVPPRLSPFQTSILQLNMGDRASLTCSVVKGDLPLTINWRKDSRPIDPTQHMSVKQVDQYNSILVIDNLGSDHTGNYSCVVRNSAAEVENSQALLVNVPPRWIVEPVDANVERNRHIMLHCQAQGVPTPSIVWKKATGSKSGEYEEVRERPFTKLLGNGSMLLQHVKEDREGFYLCQANNGIGTGIGKVIQLKVNSSPYFSSTSRSVTVKKGDTALLQCAVSGDKPINIVWMRSGKNTLNPSTNYKISVKQDATPDGVSAELQIRTVDATDSGPYFCRATNLYGNDQQLVQLQVQEPPQPPSVLEAAMISSRSVNLKWQPKALSSGDVSKYIVEYREAEATLFIDQWQHIEVKDPPSYNALIENLKPATRYAFRVIAEGNAGRSAPSQELIVRTEPQRPAGPPLSLSARPLSSTELLISWVAPLPELRHGDIQGYNVGYRLASSGNTAYNYTSVSGDGEGGNGELLLSGLSKFARYSIVVQAFNQVGPGPLSEPTAAQTMEDVPSRSPEDVRCAALTSQSLQVSWQPPPIYHTNGLLQGYKLIFEPIIDDIVPNKDEVESRKTTALTTVLTGLRKYTNYSIQVLAHTRMGDGVLSKPLYCHTEEDVPEAPSDIKVVVSSPQSLYVSWLPPTEPNGVITKYSLYTRVVNGREELNNEKRSLPSQQAYYEAKNLHPHMEYQFWVTASTRVGEGKSSRVASQITTNRVPARIISFGGAVVRPWRSTVTLPCTAVGKPKREWFKADVALRQGGLHNSQLLDTGDLIISSLQLADSGNYSCQVDNGIGTDRLTHMLLVQVPPSAPVLYVTSATSSSILMHWKCGFTGNAPITGYTLFYRRATGNTDEMQLSRHASSHELKGLVCGSTYQIHLNAHNKVGSSPASIMLHVRTQGQAPGLPATSSLLAPNSTSVLIRLHTWPDNGCPLMYFVLQYRAVTDDPDKEWILVSNALKPQRRVVISNLQSSTLYQLRMEAHNVAGVSPAEFSFVTLTKDGDPPPPEIVQRGQRGPSVFYGNINLLIPTIAAVSGMICTIALVIICYRHKQSNHIQKESLENRANSEAAQRERYYATIHKVSMQNNDKIPETSEDISPYATFQLSEAGNLSQPHHGGPANTLLHSFMYHERALAEGCSSPPPAAVLKQPTTTTTTTTTTHHYHHHNQRPQKTIHNYYQTSPFHNISKNRRRHSRKTEPESEESESDQDQLTSSRTESSNQHEGKIKHSIIYHGAQSSTSSDLSPMSEQKSLPRRGRSRAGILRTLHPLQLQAECSAGAAFHHGERDAEHIELAEVECDVDTIKKLKLGQRSSLWSRPNSTTSQLQQEHQQQQQQQQQQQQQQQQRQQQQPPHKRAHSKSPQPQQQQPLQQQRPQQHSPAPGQKLLSEKSDYSISV, encoded by the exons ATGTGGATTAGTAGCCGCCTTTTTGtgatttgtttgctgctcAGGTTTG ATGCAACAATTAGCGAACCCTTCGAAACACATTTGCGCGGCCCCGGCTTCGTCATGGAGCCGCCGGGCCGCGTGGAGTTCTCGAACTCATCGGGAGGCTGGCTGGACTGCTCCGCCTCAGGGAGTCCACAGCCAACGATCGATTGGGTGCATGCGGATGGCACGGCGGTCACAGAGATACACGGCGTGAGGCGGGTGCTGCGGAACGGGACGTTGGTGCTGATGCCATTCGCGGCGGCTGCCTATCATCAGGATATACACAATACGATCTATCGTTGCATTGCCAGCAACTCGGTGGGTCGCATTGTGTCGCGGGATGTGCAAGTGCGAGCGG tTGTGGCGCAGGCCTACAAAGTGGATGTGGAGGTATTATCTGCGTCGCGCGGCTGCACCGCCATTTTGCGTTGTGTGGTGCCCACGTTTGTCAAGGAATTGGTACGAGTGGTCTCGTGGGTTCATGAACCCGCTATCTACATCTATCCCTCGCTGCAAGGCG ATGGCAAATTCCATTTGCTGCCAACCGGAGAGCTGCTAATCCATAATCTGCAGGAAAGCGACGAATCGCAATCCTTTCGCTGTCGCAGCATGCATCGTTTGACCCGTCAGGTTGTTGTCAGCTCGCCCACACGATTGCGTATTAATT CGCATCGCGGCATCATTTCGCCAAGCGTTGTCGAGCACACGTCTCATGTGCAGGTGTCGCAGGACGAGGGCGCGGTGCTTCTGTGCGTGGCACAGGGTTGTCCTTCGCCCGAATACAG cTGGTACACTCAGAATGGCGCTGGGCCATTGCCCGTTTTAAGTGGACCACGTGTGCGTCTGCTCGGACCCATATTGGCCATCGAGGCCGTGACCGGCGAGGATTCGGGTGTCTACAAGTGCACGGCAAGCAATGTGGGTGGCGAGGCGAGCGCCGAGTTGCGCCTAACGGTGGCCACGCCCATCCAAGTGGAGATCTCACCGAATGTGCTGAGCGTGCACATGGGGGGCACGGCCGAGTTCCGATGTGTGGTGACCAGCAATGGGAGCCCGGTGGGCATGCAGAATATCCTGTGGTACAAGGACGGCAGGCAGTTGCCCTCATCCGGTCGCATCGAGGATACGCTGGTGGTGCCGCGTGTCAGCCGTGAGAATCGTGGCATGTATCAGTGTGTGGTGCGACGGCCCGAGGGCGATACATTTCAGGCCACCGCCGAGCTGCAACTGGGCG atGCGCCGCCTGTGCTGCTCTATAGCTTCATTGAGCAAACGCTGCAGCCGGGACCAGCTGTGAGCCTCAAATGCTCCGCAGCCGGCAATCCAACGCCGCAAATTTCATGGACATTGGACGGATTTCCGCTGCCATCAAACGGAAG ATTTATGATCGGACAATACATCACGGTGCATGGAGATGTAATTAGTCATGTTAACATAAGCCATGTCATGGTCGAGGATGGTGGAGAGTATTCCTGCATAGCCGAGAATCGTGCGGGTCGAGTGGAGCATGCGGCCCGCTTGAATATTTATG GTCTGCCCTACATACGGCTGATACCAAAGGTGACCGCGGTCTCGGGTGAGACATTGAATCTGAAATGCCCCGTGGCCGGCTATCCCATCGAGGAGATACACTGGGAGCGTGGCGGACGCGAGCTGCCCGATGATATACGTCAGCGTGTGCAGCCGGACGGCTCGTTGACCATCAGTCCGGTGCAGAAGCATACGGATTCCGGTGTCTACACGTGCTGGGCCCGTAACAAACAGGGTCACAGTGCTCGGCGCAGTGGCGAGGTGACGGTCATAg TGCCGCCGCGTCTGAGTCCCTTTCAAACATCGATACTACAACTGAACATGGGCGATCGCGCCTCCCTCACCTGTTCGGTGGTCAAAGGCGACCTCCCGCTGACCATTAACTGGCGCAAAGACAGCCGACCCATCGATCCCACACAACACATGTCGGTGAAGCAGGTGGATCAGTATAATAGCATTCTGGTCATTGACAATCTGGGCAGCGATCACACCGGCAACTATTCGTGTGTGGTGCGAAACTCGGCGGCGGAGGTGGAGAATTCGCAGGCGCTTTTGGTCAATG TGCCACCACGTTGGATTGTGGAGCCCGTCGATGCGAATGTGGAGCGCAATCGTCACATAATGCTGCACTGCCAGGCTCAGGGCGTGCCCACGCCCAGCATAGTGTGGAAGAAGGCAACGG GCAGCAAATCTGGCGAATACGAGGAGGTGCGAGAGCGTCCTTTCACCAAGCTGCTGGGCAATGGCTCGATGCTGCTGCAACACGTGAAGGAGGATCGCGAGGGCTTCTATCTGTGTCAGGCCAACAATGGCATTGGCACGGGCATCGGAAAGGTCATACAGCTGAAAGTGAACT CCTCGCCATACTTCTCATCCACTTCACGCTCGGTCACAGTCAAGAAGGGCGACACAGCGCTGCTGCAGTGCGCCGTCAGCGGCGACAAGCCGATTAACATTGTGTGGATGCGTTCGGGCAAAAACACATTGAATCCATCAACCAATTACAA AATATCTGTGAAGCAGGACGCAACTCCCGACGGCGTTTCAGCCGAGCTGCAAATACGCACCGTGGATGCCACCGACAGTGGTCCGTACTTCTGTCGTGCCACCAATCTCTATGGCAACGATCAGCAGCTGGTGCAGTTGCAAGTACAGGAGCCGCCACAACCTCCAAGTGTGCTCGAGGCAGCCATGATCAGCAGTCGCTCTGTGAATCTCAAGTGGCAACCCAAAGCGCTGAGCTCAGGCGATGTCTCCAAATACATTGTGGAGTATCGCGAGGCAGAAG CCACGCTCTTCATCGATCAGTGGCAGCACATTGAGGTCAAGGATCCGCCTAGTTATAATGCGCTCATTGAGAACCTCAAGCCTGCTACTCGCTATGCCTTTCGAGTGATTGCCGAGGGTAATGCTGGACGCAGTGCGCCTAGCCAGGAGCTGATAGTGCGCACCGAGCCACAGCGTCCAGCTGGACCACCGCTAAGTCTCTCAGCACGTCCGCTTTCCTCGACTGAGTTGCTCATCAGTTGGGTGGCGCCTTTACCCGAGCTGCGCCATGGCGACATCCAAGGCTACAATGTGGGCTACAGACTGGCAAGCTCTGGCAACACGGCGTACAACTACACCTCCGTTTCGGGTGATGGAGAGGGCGGCAATGGCGAGTTGTTGCTGAGCGGACTGTCGAAATTCGCACGCTACAGTATCGTGGTGCAGGCCTTCAACCAAGTGGGTCCCGGACCGCTCTCAgagccaacagcagcacaaaCCATGGAGGATG TTCCAAGTCGCTCGCCGGAGGATGTGCGTTGTGCTGCGTTGACTTCGCAGTCGCTGCAGGTTTCGTGGCAGCCACCTCCAATTTACCACACCAATGGTTTGCTGCAGGGCTACAAGTTGATCTTTGAGCCCATCATCGATGACATTGTGCCCAACAAAGACGAGGTTGAGTCCCGCAAGACCACAGCTTTGACCACAGTGCTCACAGGACTGCGCAAGTACACCAACTACAGCATCCAAGTACTCGCTCACACTCGCATGGGAGATGGCGTGCTGTCTAAGCCTCTTTACTGCCACACCGAGGAGGATGTGCCCGAGGCACCGTCGGACATCAAAGTGGTGGTTAGCTCTCCCCAATCGCTCTATGTCTCCTGGCTGCCACCCACAGAGCCGAATGGCGTCATCACCAAGTACAGTCTATACACGAGAGTGGTGAATGGCCGGGAGGAGCTGAACAATGAGAAACGCAGTCTGCCCTCGCAGCAGGCGTATTACGAGGCCAAGAATCTGCATCCCCACATGGAGTATCAGTTCTGGGTGACGGCCTCGACCCGTGTGGGCGAGGGCAAGAGTTCGAGGGTTGCTTCGCAGATAACCACGAATCGCGTGCCTGCCAGAATCATTTCATTCGGCGGTGCTGTGGTGCGTCCTTGGCGCTCAACTGTCACGCTGCCCTGCACAGCGGTGGGCAAACCCAAACGCGAGTGGTTCAAGGCGGATGTGGCTCTGCGCCAAGGCGGATTGCACAACTCTCAGCTGCTGGATACTGGCGACTTGATCATCTCCAGCTTGCAACTAGCAGACAGTGGGAATTACAGTTGCCAGGTGGACAACGGCATTGGCACCGATCGCCTCACTCACATGCTGCTCGTCCAGGTGCCGCCTTCGGCTCCCGTTTTGTATGTGACCAGCGCCACCTCGAGCAGCATTCTGATGCACTGGAAGTGCGGCTTCACTGGCAATGCACCCATCACGGGTTACACGCTCTTCTATCGTCGTGCCACGGGCAACACGGATGAGATGCAGTTGTCCCGACATGCTTCTAGTCACGAACTGAAAGGTTTGGTCTGTGGCAGCACTTACCAGATCCATTTGAATGCCCACAATAAGGTGGGCAGCTCACCTGCCAGCATTATGCTGCATGTGCGCACTCAGGGTCAGGCTCCAGGATTGCCTGCAACGAGTAGCTTACTGGCTCCGAATTCCACTTCGGTGCTGATTCGACTTCACACCTGGCCGGACAATGGCTGTCCTCTCATGTACTTTGTGCTGCAGTATCGCGCAGTGACCGACGATCCCGACAAGGAGTGGATACTGG TTTCTAATGCCTTGAAACCTCAAAGACGCGTTGTAATTTCGAATCTGCAATCTTCAACGCTTTATCAGCTACGTATGGAGGCACATAATGTGGCGGGAGTGTCGCCAGCAGAGTTTAGCTTTGTGACGCTGACCAAGGATGGAGATCCGCCACCACCGGAGATTGTGCAGCGTGGTCAGCGCGGTCCAAGCGTGTTCTATGGCAACATCAATCTGCTGATACCGACTATAGCAGCTGTCTCTGGGATGATATGCACCATAGCCTTGGTCATAATTTGCTATCGTCACA AACAAAGCAATCACATACAAAAGGAATCACTTGAGAACCGGGCCAACTCAGAGGCAGCGCAGCGTGAACGCTACTATGCCACCATCCACAAGGTTTCCATGCAGAACAATGACAAAATTCCGG AAACCTCTGAGGACATTTCGCCATATGCCACCTTCCAATTGTCGGAGGCGGGCAACTTGTCGCAACCTCATCACGGCGGTCCGGCCAACACGCTGCTGCACTCGTTCATGTACCATGAGAGGGCTCTGGCCGAGGGCTGCTCGTCGCCACCACCAGCTGCGGTATtaaaacaaccaacaacaacaacaacaaccaccaccaccacccaTCATTACCACCACCATAACCAACGTCCACAAAAGacaattcataattattatcaGACCTCACCGTTTCATAATATC TCCAAGAATCGACGTCGCCACTCACGCAAAACCGAGCCGGAGAGCGAGGAGTCCGAGTCGGATCAGGATCAACTGACTTCCAGCCGGACCGAGTCTTCCAATCAGCACGAGGGCAAAATCAAGCACA GCATCATCTACCATGGAGCACAATCAAGCACATCCTCCGATCTGTCACCAATGTCCGAACAAAAATCATTGCCACGACGCGGTCGCTCCAG AGCTGGCATCCTGCGCACGCTGCatccgctgcagctgcaggcCGAGTGCTCCGCTGGTGCCGCCTTCCACCACGGCGAACGCGATGCCGAGCACATAGAGCTGGCCGAGGTTGAGTGCGATGTGGACACAATCAAAAAGCTGAAGCTGGGACAGCGTTCGTCGCTCTGGTCGCGTCCCAACTCGACCACATCTCAGTTGCAGCAggagcatcaacagcagcagcagcagcaacaacagcagcagcagcaacagcagcaacgtcaacagcagcaaccaccgCATAAGCGAGCACATTCAAAGTCACCGcaaccgcaacagcagcagccattgcaacaacaacgcccaCAACAACATTCCCCAGCTCCAGGCCAGAAATTGCTTAGCGAGAAATCGGATTATTCGATATCAGTGTGA